A window of the Spirochaetae bacterium HGW-Spirochaetae-1 genome harbors these coding sequences:
- a CDS encoding DUF2442 domain-containing protein produces MYFSVSEATHLSNYKIQIAFQNGKSGIADLEDYISEGEIYQNIRNPDTFKNFSIEFGTLTWENGEVDIAPETLYEITTGEKISFNYEKTYKVV; encoded by the coding sequence ATGTATTTTTCCGTATCCGAGGCTACTCATCTGAGTAATTATAAAATCCAAATTGCTTTTCAAAATGGTAAATCCGGAATCGCGGATCTTGAGGACTACATCAGCGAAGGAGAAATTTACCAGAACATAAGAAACCCAGATACATTTAAAAACTTCTCCATAGAATTCGGCACACTTACCTGGGAAAATGGAGAAGTCGATATAGCGCCTGAAACCCTTTACGAAATCACTACGGGAGAAAAGATATCATTCAATTATGAAAAGACTTATAAGGTGGTTTGA
- a CDS encoding type II toxin-antitoxin system RelE/ParE family toxin encodes MVIWSEPAKEDLRTIYEYIAHDSPVYAHQVINNIIEKSETLKDFPAIGRIVPETNDDDIRELIIYSYRIIYENAKNDSIIHAVIHGKKDFNNSFEYSK; translated from the coding sequence ATGGTAATATGGTCTGAACCAGCCAAAGAAGACCTGAGAACAATCTACGAGTATATCGCCCACGACTCTCCTGTCTACGCTCATCAGGTAATTAATAATATAATCGAAAAGAGCGAAACACTTAAAGACTTTCCGGCAATAGGCAGGATCGTTCCAGAGACCAATGACGATGATATCAGAGAACTTATTATTTATTCTTATCGAATCATCTATGAAAACGCTAAAAATGATTCGATAATTCATGCGGTCATACACGGGAAAAAAGACTTTAATAATTCATTTGAATATAGCAAATAA
- a CDS encoding XRE family transcriptional regulator has translation MKRNLSLLRYIMQVLVKMPHIKIDMKGDIPAKIIKLLKSEYGDDVKIKDDDDSIDVKDSQWYKKMSRKMTPGDYLRIYRENLSWTQERLGKELGGIPRQHISNMEKGRRAISVDMAEKLATLFRKPVSRFL, from the coding sequence ATGAAAAGAAATCTATCATTATTGAGGTATATTATGCAGGTTCTCGTGAAAATGCCCCATATTAAAATAGATATGAAAGGGGATATCCCCGCTAAAATTATCAAGCTTCTGAAAAGCGAATACGGCGATGACGTCAAGATCAAGGATGACGACGACTCCATTGACGTGAAGGACAGCCAGTGGTATAAAAAAATGTCCCGGAAAATGACTCCCGGTGATTACCTGCGGATTTACCGGGAAAATCTCAGCTGGACGCAGGAAAGACTCGGCAAGGAACTGGGCGGCATTCCCCGCCAGCACATCTCCAACATGGAAAAAGGCCGAAGGGCTATAAGCGTTGACATGGCTGAAAAACTGGCAACCTTGTTCAGGAAGCCCGTGAGCAGGTTTCTTTAG
- a CDS encoding RNA-binding protein, protein MSVNIYVGNLSYESSESQLEQLFGQYGEVTSVKIIKDQMSGRSKGFGFIEMADKNEANTAIEQVNGKNFLGRNIKVNLAKPRNDNRFNKY, encoded by the coding sequence ATGTCAGTCAACATTTATGTGGGAAATCTTTCGTACGAGAGTTCGGAATCTCAACTGGAACAGCTTTTTGGTCAGTATGGTGAAGTTACATCGGTCAAAATTATCAAAGACCAGATGTCGGGAAGATCAAAGGGATTTGGTTTTATTGAAATGGCAGATAAAAACGAAGCCAATACTGCGATCGAACAGGTGAACGGGAAAAACTTCCTTGGAAGAAATATAAAGGTTAATCTGGCAAAACCTAGAAACGATAACAGATTCAACAAATATTGA
- a CDS encoding long-chain fatty acid--CoA ligase, with protein sequence MEEGMYVYEKPDNLVELFEKSAADFPQKPLFGIKDKKTKTYNRLSYRSISERVDNLRSGLAGIGVGKNDSVGIISNNRPEWAIAAFATYGLGARFIPMYEAELPKTWKYIIKDSGLKVLFVSDLSIYHQVRHYILSIPTLEYVFLIEGTEGNSLRALEIQGSMKSSPSLHPGPDDTAMLIYTSGTTGEPKGVLLSHGNITSNIHGGRKAYPEIGSDEVSLSILPWAHTFGQTVELYSMILTGSCICFMESIKTVLEDIALVKPTVLIAVPKVFNMIYMGIMEKIQSGGVFRARMARAAFDIAARKFRAGENNGPGIIESVLYRAADLFIFFQIRKRFGGRLKGSMTGSAIMNRNIAEFFFSIGIPVYDCYGMTETSPGITMNRSYDFKLGTAGKVIDNVTVKIDISKGDPENGDGEIVVYGPNVMKGYHNKPEETRLVMTVDGGLRTGDRGKFDSEGFLHITGRIKEQFKLENGKYVFPSSIEEDIRLAPFIENIMIYGEGKSYTIGLVVPDLKQLQSILEKNNIESSPEDMLESPVVMQFIHDSIRKQLEDKYGSYEIPRKLLVVRDGFSVENGTLTQTLKLKRDIVARKYHEEIQALYN encoded by the coding sequence ATGGAGGAAGGCATGTACGTGTATGAAAAACCCGACAATCTCGTAGAACTCTTTGAAAAGAGCGCGGCTGATTTCCCGCAAAAACCGCTTTTCGGCATCAAAGATAAAAAAACAAAAACATACAACCGGCTCTCATACCGGTCGATCAGTGAACGCGTGGACAATCTCCGCAGCGGACTTGCCGGCATCGGTGTTGGAAAGAACGATTCCGTGGGCATCATATCAAACAACCGTCCCGAATGGGCCATTGCCGCTTTCGCCACCTACGGCCTGGGAGCACGTTTCATTCCCATGTATGAAGCGGAGCTGCCGAAGACATGGAAATATATAATAAAAGACAGCGGACTCAAGGTCCTTTTTGTCTCTGACCTGTCTATTTATCACCAGGTACGCCATTACATACTTTCCATACCCACACTGGAATATGTCTTCCTGATTGAAGGGACCGAGGGCAATTCCCTGCGTGCCCTGGAAATCCAGGGTTCCATGAAATCCAGTCCGTCCCTGCACCCCGGTCCCGATGATACGGCCATGCTTATTTACACTTCGGGGACCACGGGTGAACCCAAGGGAGTCCTTCTATCCCATGGCAATATAACGAGCAATATTCACGGCGGAAGGAAAGCCTATCCTGAAATCGGCAGCGACGAGGTGAGTCTCTCCATTCTTCCCTGGGCCCATACCTTCGGCCAGACCGTGGAACTCTACTCCATGATTCTGACGGGCTCCTGCATCTGTTTCATGGAAAGTATCAAAACCGTGCTCGAGGACATCGCCCTGGTGAAGCCCACGGTGCTTATAGCCGTACCAAAGGTTTTCAACATGATATACATGGGCATCATGGAAAAAATTCAGTCCGGGGGTGTATTCCGCGCGCGCATGGCACGGGCCGCTTTTGATATCGCCGCAAGAAAATTCAGGGCCGGGGAAAATAATGGTCCGGGCATCATTGAGTCAGTGCTTTACCGTGCCGCCGACCTGTTCATTTTTTTTCAGATAAGAAAACGTTTCGGAGGGAGACTGAAAGGATCCATGACAGGAAGCGCCATTATGAACAGGAACATCGCCGAGTTCTTTTTTTCCATCGGTATACCGGTCTATGACTGCTATGGTATGACGGAAACCTCGCCGGGTATAACCATGAACCGGTCCTATGACTTCAAACTGGGAACGGCCGGAAAGGTTATAGATAACGTGACGGTAAAAATAGACATATCAAAAGGTGATCCGGAAAATGGCGACGGTGAGATCGTGGTTTACGGCCCCAATGTCATGAAGGGTTACCACAATAAACCCGAGGAGACACGTCTTGTTATGACCGTTGACGGCGGACTCCGCACCGGCGATCGCGGTAAATTCGACAGTGAAGGTTTCCTTCACATAACCGGAAGAATAAAAGAACAGTTTAAGCTGGAAAACGGCAAATATGTCTTCCCCTCGTCCATTGAGGAGGATATCCGCCTGGCGCCGTTTATTGAGAACATCATGATTTACGGTGAGGGCAAATCTTACACGATAGGACTGGTTGTTCCCGACCTGAAACAGCTTCAGAGCATACTTGAGAAAAACAACATTGAATCGTCTCCCGAGGACATGCTGGAATCTCCCGTCGTCATGCAATTTATCCACGACAGCATACGGAAACAGCTCGAGGATAAATACGGGAGCTACGAGATCCCGCGCAAACTCCTCGTGGTCAGGGACGGTTTCTCCGTGGAGAACGGCACCCTGACGCAGACCTTAAAGCTCAAGCGTGATATCGTGGCCAGGAAGTATCATGAGGAAATCCAGGCCCTGTATAATTGA
- a CDS encoding cation:proton antiporter (subunit E of antiporter complex involved in resistance to high concentrations of Na+, K+, Li+ and/or alkali), with translation MKTLFCSTTSLILYLALTAGSGEVLLFWSIEELVVGVIVSIFVGLVSSFIIPDSVVGEIANPLKWIAATFYMVGPFLLALLMANIEVLYRIMTGNIHPAIVKVESDLKSETGTYFFANSITLSPGTLTIAVDEETHAVYVHCLEWKKEKGVKAEPNDVCLFAYFWMKKIFG, from the coding sequence ATGAAAACTTTGTTTTGTTCAACAACAAGTCTAATTCTCTATCTCGCGCTCACGGCAGGCAGCGGGGAAGTGCTGCTATTCTGGTCGATTGAGGAACTCGTCGTAGGAGTTATTGTAAGTATTTTTGTCGGCCTGGTGTCCTCATTTATTATTCCCGATTCTGTCGTGGGGGAGATTGCGAATCCACTCAAATGGATTGCCGCTACATTTTATATGGTGGGCCCCTTTCTCCTGGCGCTGCTCATGGCCAACATAGAGGTACTTTACCGTATCATGACCGGGAATATACACCCGGCCATTGTGAAGGTTGAATCGGACCTGAAAAGCGAAACCGGCACCTACTTCTTTGCCAATTCCATAACACTCTCTCCGGGAACTCTTACGATTGCCGTAGATGAGGAGACCCATGCAGTATATGTCCACTGTCTTGAGTGGAAAAAAGAAAAGGGTGTCAAGGCCGAACCGAATGATGTGTGCCTTTTTGCTTATTTCTGGATGAAAAAAATATTTGGATGA
- a CDS encoding cation:proton antiporter (subunit F of antiporter complex involved in resistance to high concentrations of Na+, K+, Li+ and/or alkali): MDEKGESMQELLIVTALVISILILFMVVRIAFSKNVPERIVALDTINTIVIVLMIVLGEYTRKALYIDIGIVYGIISFIGTLYIARYLREEKSK, translated from the coding sequence TTGGATGAAAAGGGAGAAAGCATGCAGGAGTTATTAATAGTAACGGCACTGGTCATAAGCATCCTCATATTATTCATGGTTGTCAGGATTGCTTTCAGTAAAAATGTCCCCGAGAGGATCGTTGCGCTCGATACCATCAATACCATAGTCATTGTACTCATGATTGTTTTGGGAGAGTACACGCGCAAGGCCCTTTATATTGATATAGGAATAGTGTACGGCATTATTTCATTTATCGGGACACTGTATATCGCCCGTTATCTCAGAGAGGAGAAGTCTAAATAA
- a CDS encoding cation:proton antiporter (subunit G of antiporter complex involved in resistance to high concentrations of Na+, K+, Li+ and/or alkali), which produces MEITAYVLIGIGLFISSMSVVGLMRFPDIYTRLHAATKTTTFGSIFIVAGIILRNFVHTDNASIIIMVHAMLALLVIIFTNPISAHAIARASLLSGIKPFGVKINEFEEQQKKFNKENRL; this is translated from the coding sequence ATGGAAATAACCGCATATGTTCTTATAGGGATAGGTCTTTTTATTTCTTCCATGAGTGTCGTTGGACTCATGAGGTTCCCCGATATCTACACGAGACTGCATGCCGCGACGAAGACCACTACTTTCGGCAGCATTTTTATCGTGGCGGGGATCATTCTCAGGAATTTCGTGCATACCGACAATGCAAGCATCATTATCATGGTGCATGCCATGCTGGCCCTCCTGGTCATCATTTTTACCAATCCAATAAGCGCTCATGCCATTGCCAGGGCCTCGCTGCTGTCGGGTATCAAACCTTTTGGTGTAAAAATAAATGAATTTGAAGAGCAGCAGAAAAAGTTTAATAAGGAGAACAGGCTGTGA
- a CDS encoding sodium:proton antiporter yields the protein MDMTRIVSNGTYLMFPLILAFGAYLVIHGHLSPGGGFQGGAVMASGTALLIISSYITSHLHRTYNIFSFFESLGLTIFIGIGFAGIGVTFLSNFLANGSPAFFGRVIDLGPNSGYLNSAGLLPFLSLAIGMEVFFGLSIILVSMFHLARKEKDEKGMIK from the coding sequence ATGGACATGACCCGGATCGTCTCGAACGGAACGTATCTCATGTTTCCCCTCATCCTGGCCTTCGGAGCGTACCTGGTAATACACGGTCACCTGTCTCCCGGCGGCGGTTTTCAGGGCGGAGCGGTCATGGCATCGGGGACGGCGCTGCTCATCATAAGTTCCTATATCACCAGCCATCTGCACAGGACATACAATATATTTTCATTTTTTGAATCACTGGGCCTCACAATTTTCATCGGCATCGGTTTCGCCGGCATCGGCGTTACCTTCCTGTCAAACTTCCTGGCAAACGGGTCACCGGCCTTCTTCGGCAGAGTGATTGATCTGGGACCTAATTCCGGTTATCTGAATTCCGCGGGATTGCTTCCCTTTCTCAGTCTGGCCATAGGGATGGAGGTTTTTTTCGGTTTGAGCATAATACTGGTTTCCATGTTTCACCTTGCACGCAAGGAAAAAGATGAAAAGGGAATGATCAAGTGA
- a CDS encoding cation:proton antiporter (subunit C of antiporter complex involved in resistance to high concentrations of Na+, K+, Li+ and/or alkali) yields MSDFFLYVTVVLLIFLGVVALLYKRNLIKIVLAINIVESGINLFFLTLGYRPEGTAPIFTLAPALSDLKMVLPTPQALILTNIVIGFATSALMLTFAILTYRNNRTLDIFKLRGVKDHE; encoded by the coding sequence GTGAGCGATTTTTTTCTATATGTAACCGTGGTTTTACTGATATTTCTCGGGGTTGTCGCCCTTTTGTATAAACGAAATCTCATTAAAATCGTTCTGGCGATAAACATCGTCGAAAGCGGCATAAACCTGTTTTTTCTTACCCTGGGGTACCGTCCCGAGGGTACGGCGCCGATTTTCACTCTCGCGCCGGCACTGTCCGATCTCAAAATGGTCCTGCCCACGCCTCAGGCGCTGATTCTGACCAATATCGTTATCGGGTTCGCAACCTCGGCTCTCATGCTGACCTTTGCGATTCTTACCTACAGGAACAACAGGACATTGGATATTTTCAAACTGAGAGGCGTGAAAGATCATGAGTAA
- a CDS encoding NADH:ubiquinone oxidoreductase: protein MSKHLPILIITIPLLTAFMMPIAARIGIKVRNVLMLIAILAVNIMLLSLIPDVALNFGTIFYTVGAPNPLAINPEGLAFPIRIILKIDGFSLFMGIISGTVALVAFLYSWKFIKEDGKKTYYFILMLLMLVGMIGLEFTNDLFNFFVFMEILSISCAALVAYETEEKHPPYAGYKYMLISAIATSFLLLGIGLLYAQYGSFNMDYIHNEMNHSLLDKMALIFMLIPLAMKAGAIPMHMWVPDTYSEAPAPVTAMLVTASQASLYGVFRFSFSVFGNPISSISINYNSLGWVIIILGVLSMFVGVAMALVQHDIKRLMAFHAVSQTGYMLLGVGVGIAVYAAGDKGAAFESFGKVAMIGGIFHIMNHAFYKGLLFLTSGVIVRRFGTRNLDKMIGLAHRDTFTAVAFIIGALAIAGIPPFNGFASKLLIYESVYKFSPLLSIIAMFVSVLTLASFVKVFYSAFLGPRRDDLIINAEPISAGMKIGMGILCVLVVLMGLFPEVVIDVLVEPAIAGLVTIR, encoded by the coding sequence ATGAGTAAGCATTTACCCATTCTCATCATAACGATTCCTCTGCTGACGGCATTCATGATGCCCATCGCGGCACGGATAGGGATAAAGGTCAGGAACGTACTGATGCTGATTGCCATCCTGGCCGTTAATATCATGCTTTTATCCCTTATTCCCGATGTTGCCCTTAATTTCGGAACCATATTCTACACTGTCGGAGCTCCCAATCCCCTGGCAATCAATCCTGAAGGCCTGGCCTTCCCGATCCGTATCATTTTAAAAATTGACGGATTTTCTCTGTTTATGGGAATCATATCGGGTACGGTAGCCCTCGTGGCCTTTCTCTATTCCTGGAAATTCATCAAAGAGGACGGCAAGAAAACCTATTATTTCATACTGATGCTTCTCATGCTCGTGGGAATGATCGGCCTGGAATTTACCAATGACCTGTTCAACTTTTTTGTATTCATGGAGATTCTTTCCATTTCATGTGCGGCTCTGGTAGCGTACGAAACCGAGGAAAAGCATCCTCCCTACGCGGGATATAAATACATGCTCATCAGTGCCATTGCCACAAGCTTCCTGCTTCTCGGTATAGGCCTGCTGTATGCACAATACGGTTCTTTCAACATGGATTATATCCATAACGAGATGAACCATTCACTCCTGGACAAAATGGCGCTCATCTTCATGCTGATTCCCCTGGCCATGAAGGCCGGGGCAATCCCCATGCACATGTGGGTTCCCGACACCTATTCCGAGGCTCCTGCGCCGGTGACGGCCATGCTTGTTACGGCCAGCCAGGCCAGCCTTTACGGGGTTTTCCGGTTTTCTTTCTCAGTTTTCGGGAATCCCATCAGCAGTATATCGATTAATTATAATTCCCTTGGCTGGGTCATAATAATACTGGGCGTGCTCTCAATGTTTGTCGGCGTTGCCATGGCACTGGTACAGCATGACATAAAACGTCTCATGGCCTTTCACGCCGTTTCTCAGACGGGATACATGCTCCTGGGGGTTGGCGTGGGAATCGCGGTGTATGCTGCCGGAGACAAAGGCGCGGCCTTCGAGTCTTTCGGTAAAGTTGCCATGATCGGCGGTATTTTTCATATCATGAATCATGCTTTTTACAAGGGGCTGCTCTTCCTGACCTCGGGCGTTATTGTCCGCCGGTTCGGCACGCGCAACCTTGATAAAATGATAGGCCTTGCCCATCGTGATACCTTCACGGCCGTGGCGTTCATAATCGGCGCCCTGGCAATCGCAGGGATTCCGCCCTTCAACGGTTTCGCGTCAAAACTGCTTATTTATGAATCGGTCTATAAATTCAGCCCGCTCCTGTCCATAATCGCCATGTTCGTGTCGGTACTTACTCTGGCGTCCTTTGTGAAGGTCTTCTACAGTGCCTTTCTCGGGCCGCGGCGTGACGATCTGATAATTAACGCTGAGCCCATTTCCGCCGGGATGAAGATAGGTATGGGGATTCTCTGTGTACTGGTGGTACTCATGGGTCTTTTTCCGGAAGTGGTTATTGATGTCCTGGTGGAGCCTGCCATTGCCGGGCTGGTCACAATTAGATAG